Sequence from the Bacillus thuringiensis genome:
GCTTGTTTTACTTCGTCGCCTTCTTTTGCTTTATAAACGCCTAGACCAATCATCGGCATTCTCACGCCATTATGAAGTGTAGTTGTTGGAATATGCACATTCGTTCTTCCTTTCCTTGTTACATTTTTATAAGCCACCACTTTATTTCAACAAGATTCAATTAAAAAGTCAAAACATATGTACAGTTTACATAATAAATTTATACATCTTCAAAAATAATGCGAACTCATTCATTCCCGTTTATTTTCTATCCAGTTCCTCGCTTTTTCATCAACATTACGTACAAACTCAGTTTTCCCTTCCGAATATAACGTACCATCATATGTATACTTTTCAGCTAACTCTTTCTTTAAAGTTGCATACGCCTCTGCTTCTTCACAATGAGCCATCATATAATCACGAAACGCTAAATGCCTTACTATCTCTGCATTTCCTTTTTCAAACACGTGTAAATGATACGAACGTTTTGCCTCCGTTCCATGAATAAAATAACGACGTCTTGAAATACCATTTTCCCCTTTTGCGATGTAACCAAGCTCTTTAAAACGTTCATTCCAATGATCTACTCTGTCGATACTCTCTACTTCCATAATCATATCTATAATTGGTTTAGCTGCCAGTCCTGGCACTGA
This genomic interval carries:
- a CDS encoding GrpB family protein, translated to MRKIVVVPHENHWGEKFKMEAERLKSAMPETVKIHHIGSTSVPGLAAKPIIDMIMEVESIDRVDHWNERFKELGYIAKGENGISRRRYFIHGTEAKRSYHLHVFEKGNAEIVRHLAFRDYMMAHCEEAEAYATLKKELAEKYTYDGTLYSEGKTEFVRNVDEKARNWIENKRE